A single genomic interval of Helianthus annuus cultivar XRQ/B chromosome 6, HanXRQr2.0-SUNRISE, whole genome shotgun sequence harbors:
- the LOC110924534 gene encoding DEAD-box ATP-dependent RNA helicase 3, chloroplastic-like: MVPALEGRGIIGRAKTRTGKTLAFAIPIIKQLTEEDEDNRNSIAGRLPGVLVLAPTRELAKQVETEIKESAPYLRTVCVYIGVSDTLQKNQLSRGVNIVVGAPGRLIDLVNSNVLKLGEVQFLVLDEANQMLAVGFEEDVETILEKLPPQRQRFVEILKARLPFSMAERVDSLPSDIVEIILKSGKDYAQLRAQLYELRDRLDSLIWDRKELEEHIRVAIKEHEMMEMMLGELEDEHEEAMHRIKILETELQDLKDENHCLKEVHGKSKWDPIKHNKEGISPWISDRYRVTGIALGINVEK; this comes from the exons ATGGTTCCTGCACTAGAAGGCCGAGGTATCATCGGGCGTGCAAAAACGAGAACTGGGAAGACATTAGCCTTTGCAATTCCTATAATTAAACAACTCACTGAAGAGGATGAAGACAACCGAAACAG TATCGCAGGACGCCTTCCAGGAGTTTTAGTGCTTGCACCGACCCGAGAACTGGCAAAGCAAGTAGAAACAGAAATCAAAGAGTCCGCCCCGTACCTACGCACTGTTTGTGTCTATATCGGTGTCTCTGACACTTTACAGAAAAATCAACTGTCACGCGGCGTTAATATAGTGGTTGGCGCTCCCGGAAGACTCATTGACCTGGTCAACAGTAATGTTCTTAAATTAGGAGAAGTTCAGTTCTTGGTTCTTGATGAGGCCAATCAAATGCTTGCGGTTGGTTTTGAGGAAGATGTGGAAACGATCCTTGAAAAACTTCCGCCACAGAGGCAGA GATTTGTGGAGATACTCAAAGCAAGATTGCCTTTCTCCATGGCGGAAAGGGTAGATTCTTTGCCGTCGGACATCGTGGAAATAATTTTGAAAAG TGGGAAAGATTATGCGCAGCTGCGAGCACAGCTATATGAGTTACGAGATAGATTGGACTCTCTTATATGGGATAGAAAGGAACTTGAAGAACATATACGAGTTGCGATTAAAGAGCatgaaatgatggaaatgatgtTAGGAGAACTTGAAGATGAACATGAAGAAGCAATGCATAGGATTAAAATCTTGGAGACCGAG TTGCAAGATCTCAAGGATGAAAACCACTGCCTAAAGGAAGTTCATGGCAAATCAAAATGGGACCCGATAAAGCACAATAAAGAAGGAATATCACCATGGATATCAGATCGATATAGGGTCACTGGGATTGCTCTTGGAATTAAT gtGGAAAAGTGA